One part of the Mariniblastus fucicola genome encodes these proteins:
- a CDS encoding phenylalanine--tRNA ligase beta subunit-related protein, whose protein sequence is MSSVSISVDSHPSLDLAAFVLQNASESGSQGNVFSLFSLADDAIAKSPFEIHSDPQRYDTVKSAVRDLLRHAGYKPTGRGKPASEYLVKAAGSGKLNSINPVVDALNVVSLHSGLPISVVDLAKCHFESGALRVAIAPENSEYVFNASGQTIKLDGLLCLFDDEGPCANAVKDSQRTKTNDQTVCSLVLIWGTNELSGHAAKTAAWFRELIEKHGLGEVENVEFLVP, encoded by the coding sequence ATGAGTTCCGTTTCCATTTCAGTTGATTCCCACCCAAGCCTTGATTTGGCGGCTTTCGTTTTGCAAAACGCATCGGAGTCGGGATCGCAAGGCAATGTGTTCAGTTTGTTTTCGCTCGCTGACGATGCAATCGCGAAAAGCCCTTTCGAAATTCACTCCGATCCACAGCGCTACGATACCGTAAAGTCCGCCGTCCGTGACCTGTTACGTCATGCAGGCTACAAGCCAACCGGGCGAGGGAAACCGGCGTCCGAGTATTTGGTCAAAGCCGCAGGCAGCGGAAAGCTGAATTCGATCAATCCAGTCGTCGACGCTTTAAATGTCGTTTCGTTGCACAGCGGATTGCCAATCAGCGTTGTCGATTTGGCCAAGTGCCATTTCGAAAGTGGTGCTCTCCGAGTGGCGATCGCGCCGGAGAATTCAGAATACGTATTCAATGCCTCCGGGCAAACGATCAAGCTCGATGGTTTGCTCTGTCTGTTCGACGACGAAGGGCCCTGCGCGAACGCAGTAAAGGATTCGCAGCGAACAAAAACGAACGACCAAACGGTGTGTTCGCTTGTTTTGATCTGGGGAACGAATGAGCTGTCAGGTCATGCCGCAAAAACAGCGGCCTGGTTTCGCGAATTGATTGAGAAACACGGGCTGGGCGAAGTTGAAAACGTTGAATTTCTTGTCCCGTAA
- a CDS encoding cupin domain-containing protein, which translates to MKKITLADEPDFAPIAGYRAKMIHSDQMSIAHWTVEPGYELPEHSHPHEQITNIIEGEFILVLEGEEIHLSVGESLVIPGGAKHSGKSLTDCKIIDVWNPPRDDYRQNPNG; encoded by the coding sequence ATGAAAAAGATAACACTCGCCGATGAACCAGATTTTGCACCGATCGCTGGCTATCGGGCAAAGATGATCCATTCGGATCAAATGTCGATTGCCCACTGGACGGTCGAGCCAGGTTACGAGCTTCCCGAGCACTCGCATCCGCATGAGCAGATTACGAACATCATTGAAGGGGAGTTCATTCTGGTGCTTGAGGGCGAAGAAATCCATCTTTCCGTTGGCGAGTCGCTGGTGATTCCGGGTGGCGCAAAGCATTCAGGAAAGTCGTTGACGGATTGCAAGATTATTGACGTCTGGAACCCGCCGCGGGATGATTATCGCCAGAACCCCAACGGCTGA
- a CDS encoding YceI family protein, which produces MRVSALFAMIVLALIAMHSPTSTVFASPIPVAIQDDVMDGASTWKIDNEHTSIVCSVSHFGLSFIYGRFNQCAGSVEMDFQNPDSTKFRFEIDPDSIDSNNASRDVQLRGPTCLDAAQYETITFESIAVKSVDKPAAAGKTKRTFEVEGNLTLHGETRKITMPIELLAMGNGPEGKMRCGFMSRFVVRRSDFGIDALPKSVGDSVAVTFCFQAVHQQPEPEEKVEAVEFDGDDVSKSRFGEDADRRRLNELFREPDDTTVQPDESGSDEITGEDK; this is translated from the coding sequence ATGCGAGTTTCAGCATTGTTTGCGATGATCGTTTTGGCATTGATCGCGATGCATTCGCCAACGTCCACCGTTTTCGCGTCACCGATTCCTGTTGCAATTCAGGACGACGTGATGGATGGCGCGTCGACGTGGAAAATTGACAATGAGCATACATCGATCGTCTGTTCGGTCAGCCATTTCGGGCTCAGCTTTATCTACGGACGATTCAATCAGTGTGCCGGATCGGTAGAGATGGACTTTCAAAATCCGGATTCCACAAAGTTTCGATTCGAGATTGATCCAGACTCGATCGATTCGAACAACGCGTCGCGTGATGTTCAACTCCGCGGTCCAACGTGTCTCGATGCAGCTCAATATGAAACGATCACTTTCGAGAGCATCGCGGTCAAGTCAGTCGACAAGCCCGCGGCGGCGGGGAAGACGAAACGAACGTTTGAGGTCGAGGGGAATCTGACGCTGCATGGTGAAACTCGAAAGATCACGATGCCGATTGAACTACTGGCGATGGGGAACGGACCCGAAGGGAAAATGCGTTGTGGATTCATGTCGCGGTTTGTCGTTCGGCGAAGCGATTTCGGGATCGACGCGCTACCGAAATCCGTTGGGGACAGCGTGGCGGTGACGTTTTGTTTTCAAGCCGTCCATCAGCAGCCTGAGCCTGAGGAAAAAGTCGAGGCGGTCGAGTTTGATGGTGACGATGTCTCGAAATCGCGGTTTGGCGAAGACGCTGACCGCAGGCGATTGAATGAACTGTTTCGTGAGCCTGATGATACGACAGTTCAGCCTGACGAATCTGGTTCGGACGAAATCACGGGCGAAGATAAATGA
- a CDS encoding S9 family peptidase encodes MNRILSVALLVLLACLQQTNVAQEAAESATETKTLTPELLWKLGRLGEATLSPDGTHLAYTVRRYVLADNKGKSSLFLMKLDDGSTKTLLDSWSSVGSIQWVGEGDSATLFFEGMEGKDDEEDSDAADDDEEEDEDEDHSDAPQAWSIDVGSGELTQVSALEDGISNLKVSPTGKHIAYTQDVKLDKTVNELYEDLPEADARIIDDLMYRHWNAWHDYKYTHLHVAAIADGKAGDGKDLMEGIKADCPVPPFGGSEQFNWSPDGKEIAYTLKDTEKWEESTDSNVWIVNVESGEKKNLTGEMPGYDKDPVYSPDGKWLAFQSMERAGFESDRNRIMLIERESGTMRELTIGLDQNANGIHWTPDSQKIAFASEYRGTDQMFEIGLESPGTKRQVTSGQFNWHVVDFLPDGKSAIATKMNMIRPNELTLLNVESGDDKVLSHINDDVYEGLEVATIEERFVDATDGQKIHCWVAYPPGFKKDDGKKWPMLTYCQGGPQGQIGQWFSYRWNFHLMAAQGYVVVAPNRRGLPGFGRKWNDDISGDWGGQAMKDILSATDAMMAEPYINKDKVGAIGASFGGYTVYWLMGNGGDRFKTMIAHCGVFNLESMYGSTEELFFVNWDLGGPYWKSDAIKKEYDLFSPHNFVKNWKTPLLVIHGQKDFRVPVTQGMEAFTAAQVNDVPSRFLYFPEEGHWVQSPQNGVLWHRVFFDWLARELK; translated from the coding sequence ATGAATCGCATCTTGAGCGTTGCACTGCTGGTCCTGTTGGCCTGCCTGCAACAAACCAACGTCGCCCAGGAGGCTGCTGAATCAGCCACCGAAACGAAGACTCTAACGCCAGAACTGCTCTGGAAACTAGGACGTTTGGGCGAAGCGACGCTTTCTCCGGATGGCACGCATCTGGCCTACACGGTTCGGCGTTACGTTCTGGCCGACAACAAAGGCAAGTCCTCGTTGTTCCTGATGAAGCTGGACGACGGCAGCACGAAGACGTTGCTCGATAGCTGGAGTTCGGTCGGTTCGATTCAATGGGTTGGCGAGGGCGATTCGGCCACATTGTTTTTCGAAGGCATGGAAGGCAAAGACGATGAAGAAGATAGCGACGCAGCAGATGACGACGAAGAGGAGGATGAGGACGAAGATCACTCCGACGCGCCGCAAGCCTGGTCGATCGACGTTGGCTCTGGCGAGCTAACGCAAGTCTCGGCTCTCGAGGATGGAATCTCGAATTTGAAAGTCTCGCCGACCGGCAAGCACATTGCTTACACGCAAGACGTCAAGCTCGACAAAACCGTCAACGAACTCTACGAAGACCTCCCCGAAGCCGACGCGCGCATCATCGACGATTTGATGTATCGCCACTGGAACGCCTGGCACGACTACAAGTACACGCACTTGCACGTCGCCGCGATCGCCGATGGGAAAGCCGGTGATGGCAAGGATTTGATGGAAGGCATCAAAGCCGATTGTCCTGTCCCGCCGTTTGGTGGCAGCGAGCAATTTAACTGGTCGCCCGACGGAAAAGAGATCGCTTACACGCTCAAGGACACCGAAAAATGGGAAGAGTCCACGGACTCGAACGTTTGGATCGTGAACGTTGAATCTGGCGAGAAGAAAAACCTGACTGGCGAGATGCCTGGCTACGACAAAGATCCGGTTTACTCGCCCGATGGAAAGTGGCTGGCGTTTCAGTCGATGGAACGAGCCGGTTTTGAGTCGGACCGAAATCGTATCATGCTGATCGAGCGCGAAAGCGGCACGATGCGTGAGCTGACCATTGGCCTGGACCAGAACGCGAACGGAATTCATTGGACGCCTGATTCGCAAAAGATCGCATTTGCGTCGGAGTATCGCGGCACCGATCAGATGTTTGAAATCGGACTGGAATCTCCAGGCACCAAACGACAGGTCACCAGTGGCCAGTTCAACTGGCATGTCGTTGATTTTCTTCCGGATGGAAAGTCTGCGATCGCGACGAAGATGAACATGATTCGCCCCAACGAATTGACATTGCTGAACGTCGAATCGGGTGACGACAAAGTGCTCTCTCACATCAACGACGACGTCTATGAAGGTCTGGAAGTTGCCACGATTGAGGAACGTTTCGTGGACGCGACCGATGGTCAAAAGATTCACTGTTGGGTCGCCTATCCGCCGGGCTTCAAGAAAGACGACGGCAAGAAGTGGCCGATGTTGACTTACTGCCAAGGCGGTCCGCAGGGCCAAATCGGACAGTGGTTCTCCTACCGTTGGAACTTCCACTTGATGGCGGCGCAGGGCTACGTCGTGGTTGCTCCGAACCGTCGTGGATTGCCGGGCTTTGGTCGCAAGTGGAACGATGACATCAGTGGCGACTGGGGCGGACAGGCGATGAAGGATATCCTCTCAGCCACGGACGCGATGATGGCTGAGCCCTACATCAACAAGGACAAAGTTGGCGCGATCGGCGCGAGCTTTGGTGGTTACACGGTTTACTGGTTGATGGGCAACGGCGGCGATCGGTTCAAGACGATGATCGCTCACTGCGGCGTGTTCAACCTTGAGTCCATGTACGGTTCGACCGAGGAGTTGTTTTTCGTGAACTGGGATTTGGGCGGACCCTATTGGAAAAGCGACGCGATCAAGAAGGAGTACGACTTGTTCTCGCCGCACAACTTCGTGAAGAACTGGAAGACGCCGCTGTTGGTGATCCACGGCCAGAAAGATTTCCGGGTTCCGGTCACGCAGGGAATGGAGGCTTTCACGGCGGCTCAGGTGAACGACGTGCCTTCGCGATTTCTGTACTTCCCGGAGGAAGGCCACTGGGTTCAGAGCCCGCAAAACGGCGTGCTCTGGCATCGCGTGTTCTTCGATTGGCTGGCACGAGAGCTAAAGTAA
- a CDS encoding beta-agarase: MTTVRSFILATMAILVATFTLPQGAAAQKLSEEGQLRKSAHTFLFQQFATNRKCDFSADKSILKEIVVIADRVEANGELMIELPEGAQRIASMFRHLTLRGENLDRVGGLTLEPYQANATMHHSIQKPDIYRVQMGSLPLPRDGAPNIVLRAKTSGPVVVSEVAFSSQGKLRTTFDDIPFRNLGDEHPVESVVVEIDTTRELSISGHVDLEREKFFRFYARPGMHHPSAEKWAYERNFLPGRQISKMQYALVKGYSKNQPKLKESKSKQGHADLSFFDAYDSTPTVTKAIEPIREIDYAMCLDNWPDFMSIDHVGRGTPKVEFFDAAAELAGAVVADQIKDGGRTATWWEVKNESTIKSEWDYHWAENSWDLLADFHNKVADAIHERAPETKVGGPSSAWMQLQIKDFSLYKSQRKFMDATKGKLDFYSHHFYEDFNTIGAWERRSSTYSNYLAGRLEAILNMFRAHMHGTDNVRPILITECGSLQPGTGPSDYWLRLRSWSAYTHKFMQRPNEIDMSVPFAFLTVPWNPNSGNAAFVPDEDGKGTNGPIENLNATPVTHFFDLWSDFDGRRLPVSFSRKWLDVTALHDGKRIHVALTNMGGQRLNVELSGISDLDSIESIRQKRLFYRDGKVHFDPAKSLKDLSAVDVDVEETTIVTIELKQPLEVEGLLRRECFYAADTAIKADGSAEGFRISIPKHGDVEKARLIIGVHRDGGLKDPLELNINGKTTPTVQAWASDVKNLFDSVVVHVPTSLLKAENVVKVGDYPGLTITSMHIETDSAEK; encoded by the coding sequence ATGACCACCGTCCGATCTTTCATCCTGGCTACGATGGCGATTCTTGTCGCCACTTTCACCCTGCCACAGGGTGCGGCCGCTCAAAAATTGAGCGAGGAAGGGCAACTGCGAAAGTCGGCCCACACGTTCCTGTTTCAACAGTTTGCAACGAATCGCAAATGTGATTTTTCGGCGGACAAATCAATCCTCAAAGAGATCGTCGTCATCGCGGATCGCGTTGAAGCGAACGGTGAACTGATGATCGAACTCCCCGAAGGAGCCCAGCGGATCGCCAGCATGTTTCGGCATCTGACGCTGCGTGGCGAAAACCTCGATCGCGTCGGAGGCCTGACGCTTGAGCCCTATCAAGCCAACGCGACGATGCACCACAGCATTCAGAAGCCCGATATTTACCGCGTGCAGATGGGTTCCTTGCCGCTGCCGAGAGACGGAGCGCCGAACATCGTGCTGCGAGCCAAAACTTCCGGGCCAGTGGTTGTGAGCGAAGTCGCGTTTAGCTCGCAAGGAAAACTGCGGACAACTTTTGACGATATCCCGTTCCGCAATCTTGGTGATGAGCATCCGGTTGAGAGCGTTGTCGTTGAAATCGATACGACTCGTGAGCTTTCGATCTCAGGTCACGTCGACCTTGAACGCGAGAAGTTTTTCAGATTCTACGCTCGTCCCGGAATGCATCATCCGTCGGCGGAAAAGTGGGCTTACGAAAGAAACTTTCTTCCCGGCCGACAGATCTCGAAGATGCAATACGCGTTGGTAAAAGGCTACAGCAAAAATCAACCGAAACTGAAAGAGTCGAAGTCAAAACAGGGACACGCGGATCTTTCGTTCTTCGATGCTTACGATTCGACACCAACGGTCACGAAAGCAATCGAGCCAATTCGCGAAATTGACTATGCAATGTGTCTCGACAACTGGCCAGATTTTATGTCGATCGATCATGTCGGACGTGGAACGCCCAAAGTCGAATTTTTTGACGCCGCTGCTGAACTGGCGGGCGCCGTGGTCGCCGATCAAATCAAAGACGGTGGTCGAACGGCGACGTGGTGGGAAGTCAAAAACGAATCGACGATCAAATCGGAATGGGACTATCACTGGGCCGAAAACTCATGGGATCTGCTGGCGGATTTCCACAACAAGGTTGCCGATGCGATTCACGAACGTGCACCGGAAACGAAAGTCGGCGGGCCTTCGTCGGCGTGGATGCAATTGCAGATCAAGGATTTTTCGCTGTACAAAAGCCAACGAAAATTTATGGATGCGACGAAAGGGAAGCTGGACTTTTACTCGCATCACTTCTACGAAGATTTCAACACGATCGGAGCATGGGAGCGGCGATCTTCGACCTATTCGAACTACCTCGCTGGTCGGCTGGAGGCGATTCTCAACATGTTCCGGGCTCACATGCACGGCACTGACAACGTTCGCCCGATTTTGATTACCGAGTGTGGTTCGCTGCAACCGGGAACGGGGCCAAGCGATTACTGGTTGCGGCTTCGGTCGTGGAGCGCGTACACGCACAAGTTCATGCAACGACCCAACGAGATCGACATGAGCGTTCCGTTTGCATTCCTGACCGTTCCCTGGAACCCAAACAGTGGCAACGCTGCGTTTGTTCCTGACGAAGATGGGAAAGGAACCAACGGACCAATCGAGAATCTTAACGCGACGCCAGTGACGCACTTTTTTGATCTGTGGAGCGATTTTGATGGGCGTCGATTGCCAGTAAGTTTCTCAAGGAAATGGCTCGACGTGACGGCACTGCATGATGGAAAACGAATTCACGTCGCGTTGACCAACATGGGCGGACAACGATTGAATGTTGAGCTGTCGGGGATTTCCGATCTCGATTCAATCGAATCAATTCGCCAGAAACGTTTGTTCTACCGCGACGGGAAAGTCCATTTCGATCCGGCGAAATCTTTGAAAGACTTGTCTGCGGTGGACGTTGATGTTGAAGAAACCACGATCGTTACGATTGAGTTGAAGCAACCGCTGGAAGTTGAAGGTTTGCTTCGACGCGAGTGTTTTTATGCCGCGGATACCGCGATCAAGGCTGACGGGTCGGCCGAAGGGTTTCGGATTTCGATCCCCAAGCACGGTGACGTCGAAAAAGCTCGCTTGATCATCGGTGTCCATCGCGATGGCGGACTGAAGGATCCGCTGGAGTTGAACATCAATGGCAAAACTACTCCAACGGTCCAGGCTTGGGCCTCGGACGTGAAGAACCTTTTCGATTCGGTCGTCGTCCATGTTCCAACGTCGCTGTTGAAAGCAGAGAACGTCGTCAAAGTCGGAGACTATCCGGGACTGACGATCACGTCGATGCACATCGAAACTGACTCTGCCGAAAAGTGA
- a CDS encoding hybrid sensor histidine kinase/response regulator → MAENTAHGRLETLHALEILDTPAEAEFDRLTELAATLLDVPVSLVSLVGPDTQFFKSCVGLPEPWSTSRETPLTHSFCRFAVESNAPLVVADARIHPLVESNPAIQDLGVIAYLGVPFFAENGHCLGSFCVIDDKPRDWQDRDLEIVRGLAKSVESEIRLRESLRRLTAESQQKSIFLAQLSHELRNPLSPVYSAAQMLANQEVEPEELAEVSRVLLDQTTQLVGLVDDLLDLSRIEQGKISLQKVATNLNEAIHESVQATACLFEEKEQRLEILTPDDSLWVSGERRRLVQVITNLLTNAARYTPIGGNIRISLVVGEEKRCVQIRVSDDGAGIAPDQVDQVFQLFGQAKATEPTRQNGLGIGLALVRQLVELHDGDISIDPNSELGGCTMLVRLPLLVGVTAETTKSEKESRSTETRSTDSAFSERQEPLEILLVDDQRAILFMLQRLLENRGHRVKTAGSAKSALEQLQQHSFDLVFSDISMPVCNGFDFLRMIRAEPAFASIPVVALTGSVAQSEVAACAEAGFNDFLAKPIDIEQIEQVIARQAGKVRS, encoded by the coding sequence TTGGCAGAGAATACCGCACACGGTCGACTTGAGACCTTGCATGCGTTGGAGATACTTGACACTCCAGCCGAAGCCGAGTTTGATCGCCTTACGGAACTCGCTGCAACTCTTCTTGATGTGCCTGTCTCGCTGGTTTCCCTCGTCGGTCCGGACACGCAGTTTTTCAAAAGCTGTGTTGGCCTTCCTGAACCCTGGAGCACCAGTCGCGAAACCCCGCTGACGCATTCCTTCTGCCGTTTTGCTGTCGAAAGTAACGCGCCGTTGGTCGTTGCCGACGCGCGCATACACCCGCTGGTCGAATCCAATCCGGCGATTCAGGATCTGGGCGTGATCGCCTATTTGGGCGTTCCGTTCTTTGCCGAAAACGGCCACTGCCTGGGATCGTTTTGCGTGATCGATGACAAGCCACGGGACTGGCAGGATCGCGACCTCGAAATCGTCAGAGGGTTGGCCAAGTCCGTGGAAAGCGAAATCCGATTGCGCGAGAGTTTGCGTCGCCTGACTGCGGAATCGCAGCAAAAGAGCATCTTCCTGGCTCAGCTTAGCCACGAGTTGCGGAACCCTCTTTCTCCTGTTTATTCAGCCGCTCAGATGCTGGCGAACCAGGAAGTCGAACCAGAGGAATTGGCAGAAGTCTCCAGAGTCCTGTTGGATCAGACAACGCAACTGGTGGGATTGGTAGATGACCTCCTTGATCTGTCCAGAATTGAGCAGGGAAAGATTTCGTTGCAAAAGGTTGCAACGAACTTGAATGAAGCCATCCACGAATCGGTTCAGGCGACCGCGTGCCTGTTTGAAGAAAAGGAACAACGGCTGGAGATTCTCACGCCGGACGATTCGCTTTGGGTCAGCGGCGAACGACGCCGACTGGTTCAGGTGATCACGAACTTGCTGACCAACGCTGCTCGGTACACGCCGATCGGCGGCAATATTCGAATTTCGCTGGTGGTAGGTGAAGAAAAACGTTGCGTCCAGATTCGAGTCTCCGACGACGGTGCAGGGATCGCTCCCGATCAGGTCGATCAGGTTTTTCAATTGTTCGGACAGGCCAAGGCAACAGAACCGACGCGGCAAAATGGGTTGGGAATCGGACTGGCTCTCGTCAGGCAGCTTGTTGAATTGCACGACGGTGATATCTCGATCGATCCGAACAGCGAATTGGGAGGTTGTACGATGCTCGTCCGATTGCCTTTGCTGGTCGGCGTTACGGCAGAGACAACGAAGTCTGAAAAAGAATCCCGTTCGACAGAAACACGTTCTACAGACTCGGCTTTTTCGGAGCGACAGGAACCGCTTGAAATTCTTTTGGTCGACGACCAGCGTGCGATCCTGTTTATGCTGCAGCGACTGCTGGAAAATCGAGGCCATCGGGTGAAGACGGCTGGTAGCGCGAAATCAGCACTGGAACAGCTTCAGCAGCATTCGTTTGACCTCGTGTTTTCTGACATTTCAATGCCAGTCTGTAACGGGTTTGATTTCCTCAGAATGATTCGAGCCGAACCCGCGTTCGCTTCCATTCCCGTCGTTGCGTTGACGGGCAGTGTTGCACAGAGCGAAGTGGCCGCGTGTGCTGAAGCGGGCTTCAATGACTTTCTCGCCAAGCCGATTGATATCGAGCAAATCGAACAGGTCATCGCCCGGCAAGCCGGCAAGGTTCGGTCGTAG